The proteins below come from a single Oerskovia jenensis genomic window:
- the yczE gene encoding membrane protein YczE — MSTNFSPLRRTVQLTLGLFGFSLTMAMLIHSGMGAMPWDVFHQGVALRSGLALGVVVVASSVVVMLLWIPLRQRPGIGTIANIVVIGATLDPFLLLLERVDPDPSTAGRVALAVAGVALNGVATAAYLGARLGPGPRDGLMTGLVARTGWPVRRVKTAIEVLVVAIGFALGGTLGWATVLYALGVGPVVQVAARWLAPHLRPAVVPFSTSPDGAAHLPGHVAPGEGSSDAGGAPGAGGRGEVPGEPEPNAA; from the coding sequence GTGTCGACGAACTTCAGCCCCCTGCGCCGGACGGTCCAGCTCACGCTCGGACTGTTCGGCTTCTCCCTGACCATGGCCATGCTCATCCACTCAGGAATGGGCGCCATGCCGTGGGACGTCTTCCACCAGGGCGTTGCCCTGCGCTCCGGCCTCGCGCTCGGCGTCGTCGTCGTCGCGTCGAGCGTCGTCGTCATGCTGCTGTGGATCCCGCTGCGCCAGCGCCCCGGGATCGGCACGATCGCCAACATCGTCGTGATCGGCGCGACCCTCGACCCGTTCCTGCTGCTGCTCGAGCGTGTCGACCCCGACCCCTCCACGGCAGGACGAGTGGCGCTCGCGGTCGCGGGTGTGGCCCTCAACGGCGTCGCGACCGCGGCCTACCTCGGGGCGCGCCTGGGCCCGGGCCCGCGTGACGGCCTCATGACCGGACTGGTCGCCCGCACCGGCTGGCCCGTGCGGCGGGTCAAGACCGCGATCGAGGTTCTCGTGGTCGCGATCGGCTTCGCGCTCGGCGGGACGCTCGGGTGGGCGACGGTCCTGTACGCGCTGGGCGTGGGGCCCGTCGTCCAGGTGGCCGCGCGGTGGCTCGCGCCGCACCTGCGGCCGGCGGTCGTACCGTTCTCCACGTCGCCCGACGGCGCCGCGCACCTCCCGGGGCACGTCGCCCCGGGCGAGGGTTCCTCTGACGCGGGTGGTGCTCCCGGCGCGGGTGGCCGGGGAGAGGTACCGGGCGAGCCCGAGCCGAACGCGGCATAG
- a CDS encoding siderophore-interacting protein: MASPCFPARVVTATRLTPHMVRVHLEVVGDWTWTTDGQGDERIDLAFPFPGETVAEIEFFNQDDYGVVPVEGTEPPWRHYTARRVHDEGRTIVVDLAVHPGGLASDWAERAEPGHVLGVFAGGESRSYYDAPADAEWRLLVADPTGLPGLGRIVEELPPGGVAHAVVEVPTLEDRQELETRGDVTYTWLVTPEGARPGAALVEAVRALPVLETPGYAWVACESAASRDIRRTLRSAWGMARDRHQVVGYWTAGKVNVRADRDAEDAHDHDHHAEPAHQH; the protein is encoded by the coding sequence ATGGCTTCTCCTTGCTTCCCGGCCCGCGTCGTCACGGCGACGCGCCTCACGCCGCACATGGTCCGTGTCCACCTCGAGGTCGTCGGCGACTGGACGTGGACGACCGACGGACAGGGCGACGAACGCATCGACCTCGCGTTCCCGTTCCCCGGTGAGACCGTCGCCGAGATCGAGTTCTTCAACCAGGACGACTACGGCGTCGTGCCCGTCGAGGGCACCGAGCCGCCGTGGCGCCACTACACGGCCCGCCGGGTGCACGACGAGGGTCGCACGATCGTGGTCGACCTCGCCGTGCACCCGGGCGGCCTCGCGTCCGACTGGGCCGAGCGCGCCGAACCGGGCCACGTCCTGGGAGTGTTCGCGGGCGGCGAGTCGCGCAGCTACTACGACGCCCCGGCCGACGCCGAGTGGCGCCTGCTCGTCGCCGACCCGACCGGACTGCCCGGGCTCGGGCGCATCGTCGAGGAGCTCCCACCGGGCGGCGTCGCGCACGCGGTCGTGGAGGTGCCGACGCTCGAGGACCGTCAGGAGCTCGAGACCCGCGGCGACGTGACGTACACCTGGCTCGTGACCCCGGAGGGCGCACGCCCGGGCGCGGCGCTCGTCGAGGCCGTGCGCGCCCTGCCCGTCCTGGAGACCCCGGGCTACGCGTGGGTCGCGTGCGAGAGCGCCGCGAGCCGTGACATCCGCCGCACGCTCCGGTCCGCGTGGGGCATGGCCCGCGACCGGCACCAGGTCGTCGGGTACTGGACCGCCGGGAAGGTCAACGTCCGCGCGGACCGCGACGCCGAGGACGCCCACGACCACGACCATCATGCGGAGCCGGCGCACCAGCACTAG